A stretch of the Equus quagga isolate Etosha38 chromosome 9, UCLA_HA_Equagga_1.0, whole genome shotgun sequence genome encodes the following:
- the SKOR2 gene encoding SKI family transcriptional corepressor 2: protein MASSPLPGPNDILLASPSSAFQPDALSQPRPGHANLKPNQVGQVILYGIPIVSLVIDGQERLCLAQISNTLLKNFSYNEIHNRRVALGITCVQCTPVQLEILRRAGAMPISSRRCGMITKREAERLCKSFLGENRPPKLPDNFAFDVSHECAWGCRGSFIPARYNSSRAKCIKCSYCNMYFSPNKFIFHSHRTPDAKYTQPDAANFNSWRRHLKLTDKSPQDELVFAWEDVKAMFNGGSRKRALPQPGAHPACHPLSSVKAAAVAAAAAVAGGGGLLGPHLLGAPPPPPPPPPLTELAGAPHAHHKRPRFDDDDDSLQEAAVVAAASLSAAAASLSVAAASGGAGVGGGGAGGGCVTGVGAGAGAGSAAGAKGPRSYPVIPVPSKGSFGGMLQKFPGCGGLFPHPYTFPAAAAAFGLCHKKEDAGAAAEALGAAGGAGAAPKAGLSGLFWPAGRKDAFYPPFCMFWPPRTPGGLPVPTYLQPPPQPPSALGCALGESPTLLRQAFLDLAEPGGAGGSADAAPPPGQPPPVVANGPGSGPQPPAGGAGARDALFESPPGGSGGDCSAGSTPPADSGAVPGAGAAVAGAGPAGSRVPGPHHSHLLEGRKAGGGSYHHSSAFRPVGGKDDAESLAKLHGASAGAPHSTPAHHHHHHHHPHHHHHHHPPQPPSPLLLLPPQPDEPGSERHHPAPPPPPPPPPPLAPQPHHRGLLSPGGTSCSYPSEDSSEDEEDEEEEQEVDVEGHKPPEGEEEEEEGRDPDDDEEEDEETRVLLGDPLVGGGRFLQNRGLSEKGSSRDRAPAASGAFPLALNSSRLLQEDGKLGDPGGSDLPPPPPPPLASQKASGGSSSSPGSPVHHPSLEEQPSYKDNQKTKENNQVILSTKDNNDFSDKNKEHSFFITDPDASGGDFWRERSGEHTQEMNSPHSLKKDVENMGKEELQKVLFEQIDLRRRLEQEFQVLKGNTSFPVFNNFQDQMKRELAYREEMVQQLQIIPYAASLIRKEKLGAHLSKS from the exons ATGGCTTCCAGCCCGTTGCCGGGGCCCAACGACATCCTGCTGGCATCGCCGTCGAGCGCCTTCCAGCCCGATGCGCTGAGCCAGCCGCGGCCAGGCCACGCCAACCTGAAACCCAACCAGGTGGGCCAGGTGATCCTCTACGGCATTCCCATCGTGTCGTTGGTGATCGACGGGCAGGAGCGCCTGTGCCTGGCGCAGATCTCCAACACTCTCCTCAAGAACTTCAGCTACAACGAGATCCACAACCGCCGCGTGGCGCTGGGCATCACGTGCGTACAGTGCACGCCGGTGCAGCTGGAGATCCTGCGCCGCGCCGGGGCTATGCCCATCTCATCGCGCCGCTGCGGCATGATCACTAAGCGTGAAGCCGAGCGCTTGTGCAAGTCTTTCCTAGGCGAAAACAGGCCGCCCAAGCTGCCAGACAATTTCGCCTTCGACGTGTCCCACGAGTGCGCCTGGGGCTGCCGCGGCAGCTTCATCCCGGCGCGCTACAACAGCTCCCGCGCCAAGTGCATCAAATGCAGCTACTGCAACATGTACTTCTCGCCCAACAAGTTCATCTTCCACTCCCACCGCACGCCCGACGCCAAGTACACGCAGCCGGACGCAGCCAACTTCAACTCGTGGCGCCGTCATCTCAAGCTCACTGACAAGAGCCCCCAGGACGAGCTAGTCTTCGCCTGGGAGGATGTCAAGGCCATGTTCAACGGCGGTAGCCGCAAGCGCGCGCTGCCCCAGCCAGGCGCGCACCCTGCCTGCCACCCGCTCAGCTCGGTCAAGGCGGCCGCTGTGGCAGCGGCAGCTGCcgtggctggaggtgggggactGCTGGGCCCGCACCTGCTGGgggcgcccccgccgccgccgccgccgccaccccTGACCGAGCTGGCGGGCGCGCCGCACGCCCATCACAAGCGGCCGCGTTTCGACGACGACGACGACTCGCTACAAGAGGCAGCCGTCGTGGCCGCCGCCAGTCTTTCGGCCGCCGCCGCCAGCCTCTCGGTGGCCGCAGCCTCGGGCGGCGCCGGGGTGGGCGGGGGTGGCGCCGGGGGCGGCTGCGTGACCGGCGTTGGCGCCGGCGCGGGCGCTGGCTCAGCAGCTGGCGCCAAAGGCCCACGCAGCTACCCGGTCATCCCGGTGCCCAGCAAGGGCTCGTTCGGGGGCATGCTGCAGAAGTTCCCGGGCTGCGGGGGGCTCTTCCCGCATCCCTATACCTTCCCGGCCGCAGCTGCTGCTTTCGGCTTGTGCCACAAGAAGGAGGACGCAGGCGCGGCGGCCGAGGCCCTGGGAGCTGCGGGCGGCGCGGGCGCAGCGCCCAAAGCCGGCCTGTCGGGCCTCTTCTGGCCCGCGGGCCGTAAGGACGCCTTCTACCCGCCCTTCTGCATGTTCTGGCCTCCGCGGACCCCAGGAGGCCTTCCCGTGCCCACCTACCTACAGCCTCCACCGCAGCCGCCCTCGGCGCTCGGCTGCGCACTTGGAGAAAGCCCTACCCTGCTGCGCCAGGCCTTCCTGGACCTGGCCGAGCCCGGGGGCGCGGGTGGGAGCGCAGATGCTGCGCCCCCACCGGGTCAGCCCCCTCCGGTCGTGGCCAACGGCCCGGGCTCCGGCCCACAGCCTCCTGCGGGGGGCGCGGGCGCTCGCGACGCGCTCTTCGAGTCGCCCCCGGGCGGCAGCGGCGGGGACTGCAGCGCAGGCTCCACGCCGCCAGCCGACTCCGGCGCTGTGCCGGGAGCAGGGGCCGCAGTCGCCGGAGCGGGCCCGGCGGGCTCCCGAGTGCCGGGGCCCCACCATTCGCACCTCCTGGAGGGGCGCAAGGCGGGCGGAGGCAGCTACCATCATTCGAGCGCCTTCCGGCCGGTGGGAGGCAAGGACGACGCAGAGAGCCTAGCCAAGCTGCACGGGGCGTCAGCGGGCGCGCCGCACTCGACCCCAGcgcatcaccaccatcaccatcaccacccgcaccaccaccaccaccatcatccccCGCAGCCGCCGTCACCGCTACTGCTGTTGCCCCCGCAGCCCGACGAGCCGGGTTCTGAGCGCCACCACCCCGCCCCGCCGCCACCCCCTCCTCCGCCGCCCCCACTGGCCCCGCAGCCGCACCACCGAGGCCTTCTGTCCCCCGGAGGCACCAGCTGCAGCTACCCCAGCGAGGACAGCTCCGAGGACgaggaggatgaagaagaagAGCAGGAGGTGGACGTGGAGGGCCACAAGCCCCCAGAGGgcgaggaagaagaggaggaaggtcGAGATCCCGACGACGACGAGGAGGAAGACGAGGAGACGAGGGTCCTACTAGGGGACCCCTTAGTCGGGGGCGGCCGGTTCCTCCAGAACCGAGGGCTGTCGGAGAAGGGGAGCAGCCGGGACCGCGCGCCGGCCGCCTCGGGCGCTTTCCCACTCGCCCTGAACTCCTCCAGGCTGCTGCAGGAGGACGGGAAACTGGGTGACCCCGGCGGCTCGGacctgcccccgcccccgcctccgccCCTGGCCTCCCAGAAAGCGAGCGGCGGCAGTAGCAGCAGCCCCGGCAGCCCGGTCCACCATCCATCACTGGAGGAGCAGCCCTCCTACAAAGAT AATCAGAAAACTAAGGAAAATAACCAAGTTATTTTATCTACAAAGGACAACAACGACTTTtcag ATAAGAACAAGGAACATAGCTTTTTCATCACAGATCCCGACGCTTCCGGAGGAGATTTTTGGAGAGAAAGATCAG